One window from the genome of Schistocerca piceifrons isolate TAMUIC-IGC-003096 chromosome 1, iqSchPice1.1, whole genome shotgun sequence encodes:
- the LOC124789840 gene encoding serine-rich adhesin for platelets, translated as MAPLRLLVSVLAAVTLAASVPINKDENTFGYGVQNTTYDNEQSVCVVDDVLYRAGDSLASANACERCVCMPPDFVCSPMACPMSPGCRAVQRSGQCCPDYHCECELNGQIYQNGEKVQAAERPCHVCYCRGGYVVCAALECYRRLDCAPRYEPGACCPKYDHCPPLETINRKRPQFPVPTMAGDTDNHIHRTLLLDEDQQLDSTNTDERVLRLGEVSGATAKSNTHETDVPQSDEAVKSEEQEGPMITEDTAKIKPIIQKEVISYEVTEAATESNSFEMLQTPNYSKEAVKDIITDEKPSTTSRTVAEIPGSTTVTIQPNLETITDSANEDVTDKTTLKLLESEAAANSEKVTQQFRTEMSENNGGHTTEFQNDLDVLGATERNTLAETNSFVKKSNQQTKNEGHLPTVTSFHADENLTEDPSDGQDISTASTVEYLTEGDTVNLEFQEHSAITSTVQPDSDNVSVSFDNEPRANEEFPEALNNVQNDFVTEEIDQTSEHSYTTQGIGSDSYTTESLVHHITKSHELETEARENQSVNKDQFDINIVTQKANEENDSTSDNEEKFSLTENEKAETQRTSPIITNIRVTDDDEFDGGIITDDDEESTDDNRPPITTDRIIYKYDKHDSRKPTTIEAFGVTDSGSAFDEKVSTTDYDKESSQTTTEIPHETSTGIIINQKDNVAFKSNNQHPTPTTEFEELALSVDLTTLEGVTEETDLLSQINNETVNTSSMTNATRHDEVLLKILDGNANNSVINGNSSESSKLISQESYKMSDDIESLPQNGSSVADYDKSSETAENIEVKPQKPTDVQSRTHLSDSDASDTFIREEPPVLLFKDEMALHQMDVVVAEDEEEASSAKEEQTEKVMDVIPPLKMDNVTNDTLPSVATITAQTNDAETKKLLEKGYMTGFLNDQSGISQKKYNMSAEGGGDVLTTESVIHEESSFTENIDLTTTEDNTSPEISMESKSIPQERISAVKVAADSFLDAEHVETTTEITTEEAETFPTSEQPVTTEKVTEQPKTDVPATMISNYNGTSINQQSASHDSHIKAITGNSSSTDEAPKILPEVVSFRHNVSLSGTELQQNVSESRQEKTTPETVTLPESWLKKAEKITEEENTSILSTTDVTDATEEFTDNTTPNDFSNSAAEYSVHTENSQKLINHNTERSDNGEDSEHMPGSEDEGPGQTIKKRNFHSEDSENLDKHDLLVLQEFFRKLYHH; from the exons AATGTGAGCTCAATGGGCAGATATATCAGAATGGTGAAAAGGTGCAAGCTGCTGAGCGTCCGTGCCATGTTTGCTACTGCAGAGGTGGTTATGTAGTCTGTGCTGCACTTGAATGCTATCGCAGACTTGACTGTGCTCCAAgatatgaaccaggtgcctgctgcccCAAGTATGACCACTGCCCTCCTCTGG AGACCATAAATAGGAAACGTCCACAGTTTCCTGTTCCAACTATGGCAGGAGACACTGATAATCACATACATCGTACATTGCTACTGGATGAAGACCAGCAACTGGATTCAACCAATacagatgaaagagttttgagaTTAGGAGAAGTTTCAGGTGCTACAGCAAAATCAAATACACATGAAACTGATGTCCCACAGAGTGATGAAGCAGTAAAATCTGAGGAGCAAGAAGGGCCAATGATCACTGAAGATACAGCCAAAATTAAACCTATAATTCAGAAAGAGGTGATTTCATATGAAGTAACAGAAGCAGCAACTGAATCAAATTCGTTTGAAATGCTACAGACACCTAATTATTCCAAAGAAGCAGTGAAAGACATTATAACAGATGAGAAACCAAGTACTACTAGTAGGACAGTTGCAGAAATACCAGGCTCAACAACTGTAACCATTCAACCAAACCTGGAGACTATAACTGATAGTGCCAATGAAGATGTAACAGACAAAACTACCTTGAAACTTCTAGAAAGTGAAGCTGCTGCAAACTCAGAAAAAGTCACTCAACAATTCAGAACTGAGATGTCTGAAAATAATGGTGGTcatacaactgaatttcaaaatgatttagatgtttTGGGTGCTACTGAAAGGAATACACTTGCTGAAACAAATTCATTTGTAAAAAAATCCaaccaacaaacaaaaaatgaaggaCATCTACCCACGGTTACTTCCTTTCATGCAGATGAAAACCTGACAGAAGATCCCAGTGATGGTCAGGATATTTCTACTGCTAGTACAGTGGAGTATTTGACAGAAGGTGACACAGTGAATCTTGAATTTCAAGAACACAGTGCTATCACTTCTACAGTTCAACCTGACAGTGATAATGTTTCAGTAAGTTTTGATAACGAACCAAGAGCAAATGAAGAGTTCCCTGAGGCTTTAAATAATGTACAAAATGACTTTGTTACAGAAGAAATAGACCAAACCAGTGAACATTCCTACACCACTCAAGGTATCGGCAGTGACAGTTATACAACAGAGAGCTTAGTTCATCACATTACTAAGTCTCATGAGCTTGAGACTGAAGCAAGAGAAAATCAGTCAGTAAACAAAGACCAGTTTGACATTAATATTGTTACACAAAAAGCAAATGAAGAAAATGACAGTACCAGTGATAACGAAGAAAAATTTTCcctaactgaaaatgaaaaagctgAAACACAGAGAACTTCGCCCATTATTACAAATATACGTGTCACAGATGATGACGAGTTTGATGGTGGAATAATAACCGATGATGATGAAGAATCAACTGATGATAACAGACCACCAATTACTACTGACAGAATAATTTACAAGTATGATAAACATGACAGCAGAAAGCCAACTACAATTGAAGCTTTTGGAGTAACAGACAGTGGCTCAGCATTTGACGAAAAAGTCTCAACAACAGATTATGATAAGGAGTCTAGTCAAACTACAACAGAAATTCCACATGAAACTTCAACAGGAATAATAATCAACCAAAAAGATAATGTAGCTTTTAAGTCAAACAATCAGCACCCTACTCCAACAACAGAATTTGAGGAATTAGCTTTGAGTGTTGATCTAACTACGTTAGAAGGAGTTACAGAAGAAACTGACCTACTATCTCAAATTAACAATGAAACTGTTAATACTTCCTCAATGACAAATGCAACAAGGCATGATGAGGTGCTCCTGAAAATACTTGATGGAAATGCAAATAATTCTGTAATAAATGGAAACAGTTCTGAAAGCAGCAAACTTATCTCGCAAGAAAGTTACAAAATGTCAGATGATATTGAGAGTCTCCCACAAAATGGAAGCTCAGTTGCAGATTATGACAAATCTAGTGAAACTGCAGAAAATATTGAAGTCAAGCCTCAAAAGCCCACTGATGTCCAAAGCAGAACACATCTCTCTGACTCAGATGCATCAGATACATTCATAAGAGAAGAACCACCAGTGTTACTGTTTAAAGATGAAATGGCACTTCATCAGATGGATGTAGTAgttgcagaagatgaagaagaagcaaGTAGTGCAAAAGAAGAGCAAACTGAAAAGGTAATGGATGTGATTCCACCTTTAAAAATGGACAATGTTACAAATGATACACTGCCTTCTGTAGCAACTATTACTGCTCAAACAAAcgatgcagaaacaaagaaactcTTGGAAAAGGGTTACATGACTGGATTTCTAAATGATCAGAGTGGAATATCTCAGAAAAAATATAACATGAGTGCTGAAGGGGGAGGTGACGTTCTTACAACTGAATCAGTTATCCATGAGGAAAGTTCTTTTACAGAAAATATTGATTTAACAACAACAGAAGACAATACCAGTCCAGAAATTTCAATGGAAAGTAAGAGTATACCCCAGGAAAGAATTTCTGCAGTAAAAGTGGCTGCAGACAGTTTTCTGGATGCAGAACATGTAGAAACCACCACAGAAATTACGACTGAGGAAGCAGAAACTTTTCCCACTTCTGAACAACCAGTTACGACAGAGAAAGTTACAGAGCAACCAAAAACTGATGTACCTGCTACAATGATAAGTAATTATAATGGGACATCAATAAATCAGCAGTCCGCAAGTCATGATTCACACATAAAAGCCATAACAGGAAACAGCAGCTCAACTGATGAAGCACCAAAAATACTGCCAGAAGTTGTATCATTCAGACACAATGTGTCATTAAGTGGAACTGAGTTGCAGCAAAACGTGTCTGAATCACGCCAGGAAAAAACAACTCCTGAAACAGTTACACTTCcagaaagctggttaaaaaaagcagaaaaaataacTGAGGAAGAAAATACATCCATCTTAAGTACGACAGATGTTACAGATGCAACAGAAGAGTTCACTGATAACACTACACCAAATGATTTTTCTAATTCAGCTGCTGAATACTCTGTTCATACTGAAAATTCACAGAAATTGATAAATCACAACACAGAAAGGAGTGACAATGGGGAAGACAGTGAGCATATGCCAGGCAGTGAGGATGAAGGTCCAGGACAGacaataaaaaagagaaatttccACAGTGAAGACAGTGAAAATCTTGATAAACATGACCTTCTTGTTCTGCAAGAATTCTTTAGGAAGCTGTATCACCATTAG